One Thalassotalea hakodatensis DNA segment encodes these proteins:
- a CDS encoding NAD-dependent epimerase/dehydratase family protein, translating to MSSFETVKTQLLASPKVWLVTGVAGFIGSNLLEALLKLNQKVIGLDNFATGYQKNLDEVQQSVSSEQWQNFHFIKGDIRDFETCQNAANSVDYVLHQAALGSVPRSIADPITTNAANITGFLNMLEAAKQHSVTSFVYAASSSTYGDHPALPKVEENIGNPLSPYAVTKYVNELYASVYARTYDFNCIGLRYFNVFGKRQDPDGAYAAVIPKWTAAMIKNEQVFINGDGLTSRDFCYIENTVQMNILAATAAKDAKNEVYNVAVGDRTTLNDLFASIKTALIDNGVKVEQAPEYRDFRAGDVRHSQADISKAATKLGYTPGYKIQQGILEAMPWYLNNVK from the coding sequence GTGTCATCATTTGAAACAGTAAAAACGCAATTATTAGCCAGTCCTAAAGTCTGGCTAGTTACCGGTGTTGCAGGGTTTATTGGCTCTAATTTATTAGAAGCGTTATTAAAACTGAACCAGAAAGTGATCGGGTTAGATAATTTTGCCACCGGTTATCAGAAAAACTTAGACGAAGTCCAACAAAGCGTTAGCAGTGAGCAATGGCAAAACTTTCACTTTATTAAGGGTGATATTCGAGATTTTGAAACATGCCAAAATGCTGCCAATAGCGTTGATTATGTTTTACATCAAGCGGCATTAGGTTCAGTGCCTCGGTCCATTGCTGACCCTATTACTACTAACGCAGCTAATATTACCGGCTTTCTCAATATGCTCGAAGCCGCGAAACAGCATTCGGTCACTAGTTTTGTTTATGCAGCCAGTAGTTCTACCTATGGCGACCACCCAGCATTACCGAAGGTTGAAGAAAATATCGGAAACCCATTGTCTCCTTATGCTGTGACTAAGTATGTTAACGAGTTATACGCAAGTGTGTATGCAAGAACCTATGATTTTAACTGCATAGGTTTGCGTTATTTTAATGTCTTTGGAAAGCGTCAAGACCCAGACGGTGCCTATGCGGCGGTGATCCCCAAGTGGACGGCTGCGATGATTAAAAACGAGCAAGTATTTATTAACGGCGATGGTTTAACCAGTCGTGATTTTTGTTACATTGAAAATACGGTGCAAATGAACATCTTAGCAGCAACGGCAGCGAAAGATGCGAAAAATGAAGTGTATAATGTTGCTGTAGGTGACCGCACTACATTAAATGATTTATTTGCATCAATTAAAACCGCGTTAATCGATAACGGGGTGAAGGTAGAGCAAGCGCCAGAATATCGAGACTTTCGTGCTGGTGATGTAAGACATTCGCAAGCTGATATATCAAAAGCAGCAACGAAATTAGGCTATACGCCAGGGTATAAAATTCAACAGGGCATCTTAGAAGCGATGCCTTGGTATCTAAACAATGTTAAATAA
- a CDS encoding phosphopantetheine-binding protein codes for MTQRDIKQQLIEILSGLMPSYNQQYWQSNPELIGVVPEFDSMTIVNLIGELEDQFDLTLDDDDVTAENFESVDTIVALVSSER; via the coding sequence ATGACTCAACGTGACATTAAACAACAACTCATAGAAATTTTATCTGGCTTAATGCCGAGTTATAACCAACAGTATTGGCAAAGCAATCCTGAACTTATTGGCGTGGTGCCTGAGTTTGACTCCATGACTATCGTAAACCTTATTGGTGAATTAGAAGATCAATTTGATTTAACCTTAGATGACGACGATGTAACGGCTGAAAATTTTGAATCTGTCGATACTATTGTTGCGCTTGTCAGTAGCGAACGTTAA
- the wecB gene encoding non-hydrolyzing UDP-N-acetylglucosamine 2-epimerase, with protein sequence MKVGIVVGTRPEIIKMAPVVRECQKRGVAYFIIHSNQHYSEEMDSIFFKELNLPQPNYNLGVGSGLHSNQTGNILIKMEPILLDEKPDVVLVQGDTNTVLAGALAASKLGIKVGHIEAGLRSYDRTMPEETNRIMTDHISDYLFAVGPNQHKILSKEGINADNIFTVGNTVSDSLFQHLEISAEKSKILADLGVTDKNYFLVTAHRASNVDTPASLQALLALFDKLHAKYSQPIVWPIHPRTQAKLKEFSIEVPSYLKLLPPIGYLDFIQLQKHALLILTDSGGIQEEACLLGVPCITLRENTERPESIEVGANVLVGLDGDKALAAAEKWLAKGDFSWENPFGDGHVAETILDIITGTEQVDLQEKIVAKNETLAVVGMGYMGLPIASLIAQAGYSVTGIDLSQDKVDSINRGECPFDEVGMPELIKKVVEQGFLKASTSIPSSDTYLVAVPTPHKDNACDRSYVFSAADAIAKVAKDGQTVIVESTISPQTSLAVEQRFADAGLQIDVVHCPERAIPGQTLHELVNNDRIIGASSSEAQQKVKRIYQSFVNGEVFLTDLTTAECVKLVENTSRDVGIAFANELAQIAEELDVNVYEVIKLANRHPRVNVLTPGPGVGGHCIPIDPWFLVENTKSGDFVRLARKINDERPYVIGEKALEMLSAVKGKRIGILGVAYKANVDDCRETPADAILDCFNKAGVDVCYHDPFVPKWDCPRKDSIADIEAWADVLILVTDHTCYSKLEVNIPLLNTRG encoded by the coding sequence ATGAAAGTAGGGATTGTTGTTGGGACACGCCCAGAAATTATCAAAATGGCACCAGTAGTTCGTGAGTGTCAAAAGCGTGGTGTGGCTTACTTTATTATTCATTCAAACCAGCATTATTCAGAAGAGATGGATAGCATCTTTTTTAAAGAGTTGAACTTACCACAGCCCAATTACAATTTAGGTGTAGGTTCTGGTTTACATAGTAATCAAACCGGTAATATTTTAATTAAAATGGAACCGATTTTACTGGATGAAAAGCCAGATGTTGTTCTTGTACAAGGTGACACCAATACGGTACTTGCTGGTGCCTTAGCGGCATCAAAATTAGGTATTAAAGTCGGACATATTGAAGCAGGCTTACGTAGTTATGATCGTACCATGCCTGAAGAAACCAACCGTATCATGACGGATCACATCAGTGATTATTTATTCGCAGTTGGGCCTAATCAACATAAAATATTGTCTAAAGAGGGGATTAATGCTGACAATATTTTCACTGTGGGTAACACGGTTTCAGATTCACTATTTCAACATTTAGAAATTTCAGCGGAAAAAAGTAAGATTTTAGCTGACCTAGGTGTTACCGATAAAAACTATTTTTTAGTTACCGCTCATCGTGCATCTAATGTTGACACACCTGCAAGTTTACAAGCGCTACTCGCTTTATTTGATAAACTACACGCTAAATATAGCCAACCAATCGTGTGGCCGATTCACCCGAGAACACAGGCAAAGTTAAAAGAATTTAGCATTGAAGTTCCAAGTTACTTAAAACTATTACCACCTATTGGTTATTTAGACTTTATTCAATTACAGAAACATGCGCTATTAATTCTGACCGACTCAGGTGGTATTCAAGAAGAAGCGTGTTTATTGGGCGTACCTTGTATTACTTTACGTGAAAATACAGAACGACCAGAGTCAATTGAAGTTGGCGCTAATGTATTAGTCGGTTTAGATGGCGATAAAGCATTAGCAGCAGCAGAAAAATGGTTAGCAAAAGGTGATTTTTCTTGGGAGAACCCCTTTGGTGATGGTCATGTTGCTGAAACCATTTTAGATATTATTACTGGTACTGAACAAGTCGACTTGCAAGAGAAGATTGTTGCTAAGAATGAAACACTTGCTGTTGTTGGTATGGGCTATATGGGCTTACCTATTGCGAGTTTAATCGCACAAGCTGGATACTCGGTAACCGGTATTGATTTAAGCCAAGACAAAGTAGATTCAATTAATCGTGGTGAATGTCCGTTTGATGAAGTAGGCATGCCTGAACTGATTAAGAAAGTCGTAGAACAAGGTTTTTTGAAAGCATCAACGTCTATTCCTTCTTCTGATACATACTTGGTGGCAGTACCCACCCCCCACAAAGACAATGCTTGTGATCGTAGCTATGTGTTCAGTGCTGCAGACGCCATTGCAAAGGTAGCCAAAGATGGTCAAACGGTTATTGTTGAATCTACTATTTCGCCGCAAACCAGTTTAGCGGTTGAGCAACGCTTTGCTGATGCTGGATTGCAAATTGATGTAGTGCACTGCCCTGAACGCGCAATACCTGGCCAAACATTGCATGAGTTAGTTAACAATGATCGAATCATTGGTGCATCAAGCAGTGAAGCGCAACAAAAAGTAAAACGCATTTACCAAAGTTTTGTGAATGGTGAAGTATTCTTAACTGACCTGACAACAGCCGAATGTGTTAAATTAGTTGAAAATACCTCAAGAGATGTGGGTATTGCCTTTGCGAACGAACTTGCACAAATTGCTGAAGAATTAGATGTAAATGTGTACGAAGTGATAAAACTGGCAAATCGCCATCCGCGTGTGAATGTTTTAACACCAGGGCCTGGAGTGGGTGGTCATTGTATACCGATCGATCCATGGTTCTTAGTTGAAAACACTAAATCAGGTGATTTTGTTCGATTAGCAAGAAAGATCAATGATGAAAGACCTTATGTGATTGGTGAAAAAGCGTTAGAAATGCTTTCTGCCGTTAAGGGAAAACGTATTGGTATTTTAGGTGTCGCGTATAAGGCGAATGTTGATGATTGTAGAGAAACACCCGCTGACGCTATTTTAGACTGCTTTAATAAAGCCGGTGTTGACGTTTGTTACCATGACCCGTTTGTTCCTAAGTGGGACTGCCCTAGAAAAGATAGCATTGCTGATATTGAAGCGTGGGCTGATGTGCTCATTCTCGTAACAGACCATACCTGTTACAGTAAATTAGAGGTCAATATTCCGCTGCTTAATACTCGCGGTTAA
- the tviB gene encoding Vi polysaccharide biosynthesis UDP-N-acetylglucosamine C-6 dehydrogenase TviB translates to MESVFQPKIAIIGLGYVGLPLAVEFGKKFQTIGFDINGPRVQELNQGIDRTLEVNREELNEATQLTCSSNTQDIIGCDYYIVTVPTPIDQHKQPDLTPLIKASEMLGGVIAKNATVIYESTVYPGATEEDCVPILAQVSGLTYNQDFFVGYSPERINPGDKTHRLPSILKVTSGSTPEVAEKVDALYRSIITAGTYKASSIRVAEAAKVIENTQRDVNIALINELSIIFNRLGIDTLEVLEAAGTKWNFLPFRPGLVGGHCIGVDPYYLTHKAQAVGYHPEMILAGRRLNDGMGQYVVSQLVKGMLQKRIQVDQSNVLVMGLTFKENCPDLRNTKIIDIIHELKEYNINVDVVDPLCESEEAQKEYGISLTKTPEKGKYDGVILAVAHSEFKDMDINEIKALGRENHVLYDLKCVLDKSHVDMRL, encoded by the coding sequence ATGGAATCAGTTTTTCAGCCTAAAATTGCAATTATTGGCTTAGGATATGTCGGTTTACCCTTAGCGGTCGAATTTGGTAAAAAGTTTCAAACTATTGGTTTTGATATCAATGGTCCTCGTGTTCAAGAACTCAATCAAGGTATTGACCGTACACTCGAAGTAAATCGAGAAGAGCTAAATGAAGCAACGCAACTTACTTGCTCATCTAACACTCAAGATATTATTGGTTGCGATTATTATATCGTTACCGTCCCAACGCCGATTGATCAACACAAGCAACCTGATTTAACGCCGCTGATTAAAGCGTCAGAAATGCTTGGTGGTGTTATCGCAAAAAATGCGACAGTGATATATGAATCAACGGTTTATCCAGGGGCCACAGAAGAAGATTGCGTGCCTATTTTAGCGCAAGTATCTGGCTTAACGTACAATCAAGACTTTTTCGTAGGTTACTCTCCAGAGCGTATAAATCCGGGTGATAAAACACACCGTTTACCCTCAATTTTAAAAGTTACTTCAGGCTCTACGCCTGAAGTTGCTGAAAAAGTCGATGCCTTATATCGCAGTATTATTACTGCCGGTACTTACAAAGCATCATCTATTCGTGTTGCTGAGGCAGCGAAAGTCATTGAAAACACCCAGCGTGATGTCAATATCGCACTTATTAATGAGCTATCGATTATTTTTAATCGCTTAGGTATTGATACGTTAGAAGTGCTTGAAGCGGCGGGTACAAAATGGAACTTTTTGCCATTTCGTCCTGGTTTGGTTGGTGGCCACTGTATTGGCGTTGATCCATACTACCTTACCCATAAGGCGCAAGCGGTAGGGTATCACCCTGAAATGATACTTGCTGGCCGACGCCTTAACGATGGCATGGGGCAATATGTGGTTTCGCAATTAGTTAAAGGTATGTTGCAAAAGCGTATTCAGGTTGATCAATCAAATGTGCTCGTTATGGGGTTAACTTTTAAAGAAAACTGTCCTGATTTACGTAATACAAAGATAATCGATATTATTCATGAGCTAAAAGAATACAATATTAACGTTGATGTTGTAGATCCGCTATGTGAAAGTGAAGAAGCACAAAAAGAATACGGTATTTCGCTCACTAAAACGCCTGAAAAAGGTAAATACGACGGTGTTATTCTTGCGGTCGCACACAGCGAATTTAAAGACATGGATATTAATGAAATTAAAGCACTTGGCCGAGAAAACCATGTGTTGTATGACTTAAAATGTGTGTTGGATAAATCACACGTAGATATGCGTCTGTAA
- a CDS encoding hydrolase 1, exosortase A system-associated, whose product MKNSQETPVNFKCGEAQLQGILHQVEHAKQGVIMVVGGPQTRVGSHRMFVQIARHLTRQGLRVLRFDYRGAGDSEGEIQSFEHTVADISAAVTFFKTQYPKTNIALWGLCDAASAIALFLKTEQVTSINHVVLLNPWVKQPATEAQAYLTHYYWHRLRDISFWKKLMTGKLNIFRSAQGIAQQKALANQQQEDSFVDGMLAGLQQYTGQSHLILAEQDLTAQEFCQLRQHNAQWKTLTFSSEITIAGANHTFASPRWKQQVAEQTFNAIISS is encoded by the coding sequence ATGAAAAATAGTCAAGAAACTCCTGTTAATTTTAAATGTGGTGAAGCCCAACTACAGGGTATTTTACATCAGGTAGAACATGCTAAACAGGGCGTGATCATGGTTGTTGGGGGCCCACAAACGCGGGTTGGCAGCCATCGAATGTTTGTTCAAATTGCGCGACATTTGACTCGCCAAGGTTTAAGGGTCTTACGATTTGATTATCGTGGTGCTGGTGATAGCGAAGGTGAAATACAATCTTTTGAACATACTGTTGCTGATATTTCAGCGGCAGTAACCTTTTTTAAGACCCAATACCCCAAAACAAACATCGCCCTGTGGGGTTTGTGTGATGCAGCATCTGCTATCGCTTTATTTTTAAAAACAGAGCAAGTAACTTCGATTAATCATGTGGTGTTACTAAACCCATGGGTAAAACAGCCAGCGACTGAAGCCCAAGCGTATTTAACACATTATTATTGGCATCGACTGCGTGATATCAGTTTTTGGAAAAAGCTTATGACGGGTAAGTTAAATATTTTTCGAAGTGCACAAGGTATCGCACAGCAAAAAGCATTGGCCAATCAACAGCAGGAAGACTCATTTGTTGATGGCATGTTAGCGGGGTTACAACAGTATACTGGTCAATCTCATCTCATTTTGGCAGAGCAAGACTTAACGGCACAAGAGTTTTGCCAGCTAAGGCAGCATAACGCTCAGTGGAAAACGCTAACTTTCAGTAGTGAAATCACTATTGCGGGTGCTAATCACACCTTTGCGTCGCCCCGTTGGAAACAACAAGTGGCAGAACAAACCTTTAATGCGATTATATCTAGTTAA
- a CDS encoding alpha/beta hydrolase family protein, with protein MLQSGAHFYSTHSTELYRFVRLPALFDRLVMFCPPLFEDANNTRHVYSKFAQQLATERIASVIFDYSGTGDSQGELAEASIATWRSELTQQISSIKQQYPNVNVTLLACCSAALVLNETLFECAHEIILWHPELNGKKYLNQLKRMAKLQPYDDQYIGEASLSLIAGYELSALLLNELAAINISLPINTNIFWGEFSMQVPVSAARSRLYQSVEQNRNFSLEVFQQAKFWQASELTLPLDLLKQTMQWLDDEK; from the coding sequence ATGCTTCAATCTGGCGCACATTTTTATTCAACACACTCAACTGAATTATATCGCTTTGTTCGTTTACCTGCGTTATTTGACCGTTTAGTGATGTTTTGTCCGCCATTGTTTGAAGACGCGAATAACACTCGTCACGTCTATAGTAAATTTGCCCAGCAATTAGCAACTGAGCGAATCGCGTCAGTTATTTTTGATTATTCCGGCACAGGAGATAGTCAAGGAGAGTTGGCAGAGGCTTCCATTGCTACGTGGCGTTCTGAACTTACTCAACAAATTTCCAGTATTAAACAACAGTATCCTAACGTGAATGTTACCTTACTCGCCTGTTGTTCTGCTGCGCTGGTGCTAAATGAAACACTGTTTGAATGTGCTCACGAAATTATACTGTGGCACCCAGAGCTTAATGGTAAAAAATACCTTAACCAATTAAAGCGTATGGCTAAATTGCAACCTTATGATGACCAATACATTGGTGAAGCATCGCTATCACTTATTGCCGGGTATGAATTATCAGCGTTGTTATTGAACGAATTAGCTGCGATCAATATAAGTTTACCAATAAATACAAATATTTTCTGGGGCGAGTTTTCCATGCAAGTGCCCGTATCAGCAGCACGTAGCCGCTTATATCAATCAGTAGAGCAAAATCGCAATTTTTCGCTTGAAGTGTTTCAACAAGCAAAGTTTTGGCAGGCCTCTGAATTGACTCTACCTCTTGATTTACTCAAACAAACAATGCAATGGCTTGACGATGAAAAATAG